Proteins from one Tsuneonella aeria genomic window:
- a CDS encoding helix-turn-helix transcriptional regulator — protein MPNPPLLRETQAADYLGLAPKTLARWRWAGKGPTFRKLGAAVRYTVSDLDAFIADAEVAR, from the coding sequence ATGCCCAACCCCCCCCTTCTTCGTGAAACGCAGGCTGCTGACTACCTCGGCCTTGCTCCCAAAACGCTAGCTAGATGGCGCTGGGCAGGCAAAGGCCCGACGTTCAGGAAGCTCGGAGCTGCTGTTCGTTATACCGTCTCCGACTTGGACGCCTTCATAGCTGATGCAG